In Equus quagga isolate Etosha38 chromosome 14, UCLA_HA_Equagga_1.0, whole genome shotgun sequence, one DNA window encodes the following:
- the LOC124252522 gene encoding olfactory receptor 7D4-like → MEPGNQTRVSEFLLLGFSQDPEHQPILFGLFLFMFVTTLLGNLLIILAISCDPHLHTPMYFFLSNLSFADICFTSTTVPKMLLNIQTWSKSITYAGCITQMYFFTVFGCMDTFLLTVMAYDRFVAICHPLHYPVIMNPCLCGLLVLVSWFISLSYSLIQSLLILRLSFCTIWVIPHFYCELAQALMLACSDTLVNHILQYVMTGLLGIFPFSGILFSYTRIVSSILTMPSAVWKYKAFSTCASHLSVVSLFYGTGLGVYLSPDASSWRGMIASLMYTVVTPMLNPFIYSLRNRDIKRALQNVLRRTLYVQ, encoded by the coding sequence ATGGAACCAGGAAATCAAACAAGAGTTTCAGAATTTTTACTCCTGGGATTTTCACAAGACCCAGAGCATCAACCCATCCTATTTGGGCTGTTCCTGTTCATGTTTGTGACCACCTTGCTTGGGAACCTGCTCATCATCCTGGCCATCAGCTGTGAtccccacctccacacccccatgtacttcttcctctccaacttGTCCTTTGCTGACATCTGTTTCACCTCCACGACCGTCCCaaagatgctgctgaacatccagACATGGAGTAAATCCATCACTTATGCAGGCTGCATCAcccaaatgtattttttcacGGTTTTTGGATGTATGGACACTTTTCTCCTAACTGTGATGGCTTATGACCGGtttgtggccatctgtcacccATTGCACTACCCAGTCATCATGAACCCCTGCCTCTGTGGCCTGCTTGTTCTTGTGTCCTGGTTCATCAGCTTATCATACTCCCTGATCCAGAGTCTATTGATATTGCGGCTGTCCTTCTGTACCATTTGGGTAATTCCACACTTTTACTGTGAACTTGCTCAGGCCCTCATGCTTGCCTGTTCGGACACACTCGTCAATCATATCCTGCAATATGTGATGACTGGTCTTCTTGGCATTTTTCCCTTCTCAGGGATCCTTTTCTCCTATACCCGAATTGTCTCCTCAATCCTGACAATGCCATCAGCTGTTTGgaaatataaagcattttccacCTGTGCATCTCATCTGTCTGTGGTTTCTTTATTCTATGGGACAGGCCTGGGTGTGTATCTCAGTCCTGATGCATCTTCCTGGAGGGGCATGATTGCCTCTTTGATGTACACTGTGGTCACCCCAatgctgaaccccttcatctacagCCTGCGGAACAGGGACATCAAGAGGGCTCTACAAAATGTTCTCAGGAGAACACTCTATGTTCAGTGA